One part of the Denticeps clupeoides chromosome 8, fDenClu1.1, whole genome shotgun sequence genome encodes these proteins:
- the LOC114795959 gene encoding uncharacterized protein LOC114795959 isoform X1 yields MLANSKQLPIGRSQSWDTLGGTECQWERGTENVYEQQNHLASRRNSLSYCGNGMRGPAWNGRQHSGAHPPDLDLKRAPCTYQDTVYNPGFMELQDVKGRRKCSVPEFTNHFERPPVVHRSSVSHQNYYQQDPGIFPRQLDDPQGFYRGTETHSLSQLASRCGMSPGLHGDASPVPTSGPSTLEIGRMYREPSTTGPPPPNTPGPRLGASRGHAPVCYGMEPVSEPPSASGHVIFSNINGRLLNPRQPGATCLVMDAASQGMDAAAMPRGMMRQSSASYDATEPQMYQHVQQTQHIQSQIQPPPQQQPLPAPLQQQNPSPVQQPMQHLQPMQSVLPVLQQVPQPFPQIEPQVQPVQPTAAPLSTLYNTASPAMPPPAAPSTLGGLPPQPPAPTPVVAPQTPMAAAPGIADPEFLTLLRNEGLSENTITSLLKQGFDSTSMLVVMEENDIHSLAPNLGQARVLSRVAQSFRRPNETLHLSTPQQSGLHQLPLATRGRSNSFSHHTDSYLSHPGIGLGMNMGLDAQQLLSSTPMQTITARIGEAIGRRPSSAPSQHLLETPSGYPTGAKNPGSYSGPIMPFHCRSLSTYGPQTALALPSHISAIHHQIQPIPSQMPALPAQPQIQQIQPMPAQQAPKAYSTNYTIPMELMKRDRTPAQLTPMHSPHRKAGMTSMNGTIVPVATTNQSLTNQKLTRRTGPPVIVSTMASPDTSMMPQIMNGPMHPRPLVALLDGRDCTVEMPILKDLATVAFCDAQSTQEIHEKVLNEAVGAMMYHTITLTRDDLEKFKALRIIVRIGSGYDNIDIKAAGEQGIAVSNIPSAAIEETADSTLCHILNLYRRNTWLYQVLREGTCVQSVEQIREVASGAARIRGETLGLIGFGRSGQAVAVRAKAFGFNVIFYDPYIQDGLERTLGVQRVFTLQDLLYQSDCVSLHCNLNEHNHHLINDFTIKQMRQGAFLVNSARGGLVDEKALSQALREGRIRGAALDVHESEPFSFNQGPLKDAPNLICTPHTAWYSEQASLEMREAAATEIRRAITGRIPENLRNCVNKDLFIVAPPWAIMDQQVLPDVNGTTYSRQPGLTKPSSCPFHLTTEAIHAFKSLRHPPGMVCVSLGDELEDEMLPISQMLSVGAHYSRASTPNRLHKSSSRLAEP; encoded by the exons ATGCTGGCTAACAGCAAGCAGCTGCCCATTGGCCGCTCTCAGAGCTGGGATACATTGGGAGGTACAGAGTGCCAGTGGGAGCGAGGTACAGAGAATGTGTATGAGCAGCAGAACCATCTTGCCAGCCGTCGAAATTCTCTGAGCTACTGTGGAAATGGAATGCGAGGTCCAGCATGGAATGGTCGGCAACATTCTGGTGCCCATCCCCCTGACCTGGATCTGAAACGTGCACCATGCACATACCAGGACACAGTGTACAATCCGGGTTTTATGGAGCTTCAGGATGTGAAAGGCAGGAGAAAATGTTCAGTGCCTGAGTTTACCAACCACTTTGAACGGCCCCCAGTGGTCCACCGCAGTTCTGTGTCCCACCAGAATTACTATCAGCAGGACCCAGGAATTTTTCCCAGACAGCTGGATGACCCACAAGGATTTTACAGAGGGACTGAGACTCACTCTCTAAGCCAGTTAGCCTCTCGTTGTGGTATGAGCCCTGGTTTGCATGGAGATGCTTCTCCTGTTCCAACATCAGGCCCTTCCACTCTTGAGATAGGGCGTATGTACAGGGAACCATCCACAACTGGCCCGCCTCCTCCGAACACCCCTGGCCCAAGATTAGGAGCCAGTCGAGGGCATGCTCCAGTTTGCTATGGCATGGAGCCTGTATCAGAACCACCATCAGCCTCAGGGCATGTAATCTTTAGCAACATTAATGGCCGGTTGTTAAACCCACGGCAGCCAGGTGCTACCTGCTTGGTGATGGATGCCGCATCTCAGGGCATGGATGCAGCTGCAATGCCTCGAGGTATGATGCGTCAGTCTTCAGCAAGCTATGATGCAACTGAGCCACAAATGTATCAGCATGTGCAGCAAACACAACACATCCAGTCGCAAATTCAGCCTCCACCACAGCAGCAACCATTACCTGCACCACTTCAGCAGCAGAACCCGTCACCTGTTCAGCAGCCAATGCAGCATCTCCAGCCCATGCAATCTGTTCTGCCTGTTCTGCAACAGGTTCCTCAACCGTTCCCACAGATAGAGCCACAGGTCCAGCCAGTCCAACCAACGGCAGCTCCACTCAGTACCCTTTACAATACTGCATCTCCTGCCAtgcctcctcctgctgctccatCTACACTGGGAGGGCTCCCACCTCAGCCACCTGCTCCCACACCAGTTGTGGCTCCCCAGACCCCCATGGCTGCCGCACCAGGAATTGCTGATCCAGAATTTCTCACCCTGCTTCGGAATGAGGGCCTGTCTGAGAATACCATCACATCCCTTCTAAAGCAGGGCTTTGACAGCACAAGCATGCTGGTGGTGATGGAAGAAAATGACATCCATTCATTGGCACCCAACCTAGGTCAGGCTCGAGTGTTGTCCCGTGTGGCTCAGAGCTTCAGGAGACCTAATGAGACCCTCCATCTGTCCACACCTCAACAATCTGGTCTACACCAGCTCCCCTTGGCAACCCGTGGACGTTCTAACAGCTTTAGCCACCATACTGATTCATACCTCTCTCATCCAGGGATTGGCCTGGGCATGAATATGGGACTGGATGCCCAACAGCTGCTTTCTTCTACACCTATGCAGACTATTACTGCCAGGATTGGGGAGGCAATAGGCCGCCGCCCAAGCAGTGCTCCGTCTCAGCATCTGCTTGAGACACCCAGTGGTTATCCCACTGGAGCAAAGAACCCTGGGTCCTACAGTGGTCCAATAATGCCATTCCATTGTCGCTCTTTGTCAACATATGGCCCACAGACAGCTCTGGCCTTGCCATCACACATATCAGCCATACATCACCAAATACAACCTATACCTTCTCAGATGCCAGCTTTACCTGCACAACCACAAATCCAACAGATTCAACCCATGCCAGCCCAGCAGGCTCCCAAGGCTTATTCGACCAACTACACCATACCAATGGAACTAATGAAGCGGGATCGTACTCCGGCTCAACTTACCCCAATGCACAGCCCTCATCGCAAGGCTGGTATGACATCTATGAACGGGACCATTGTTCCTGTTGCAACAACTAATCAAAGCCTGACCAACCAGAAGCTCACCCGACGCACTGGTCCACCAGTTATTGTCTCAACCATGGCATCCCCTGACACAA GTATGATGCCTCAAATTATGAATGGGCCAATGCACCCACGGCCACTGGTGGCCCTACTGGATGGGCGGGACTGCACAGTGGAGATGCCCATCCTCAAAGACCTGGCAACTGTTGCATTTTGTGATGCTCAGTCCACACAGGAAATCCATGAAAAA GTCCTGAATGAGGCTGTGGGAGCTATGATGTATCACACCATCACCTTAACACGAGACGACTTGGAGAAATTTAAAGCTTTGCGCATTATTGTTCGCATTGGAAGTGGTTATGATAATATTGATATAAAAGCTGCTGGAGAACAAG GTATCGCTGTCAGTAACATTCCCTCTGCAGCTATAGAGGAAACGGCAGACTCAACCTTGTGCCACATCCTAAACTTGTATCGCAGGAACACATGGCTGTACCAGGTTCTTCGTGAGGGCACATGTGTTCAGAGTGTTGAACAGATCAGAGAAGTGGCATCAGGAGCAGCTCGTATCCGTGGAGAGACACTTGGACTCATTGGATTTG GCCGCTCTGGGCAGGCAGTGGCAGTCCGTGCAAAAGCATTTGGCTTCAACGTTATTTTTTACGACCCATACATTCAAGATGGCTTGGAGCGGACACTGGGAGTTCAGCGCGTTTTCACACTGCAGGATCTTCTGTATCAAAGTGACTGTGTATCTTTACACTGCAATTTGAATGAACACAATCACCACCTAATCAACGACTTCACCATTAAACAG ATGCGCCAGGGTGCTTTCCTGGTGAACTCTGCACGAGGAGGACTTGTGGATGAGAAGGCCTTGTCTCAGGCTCTTAGAGAGGGAAGAATACGTGGAGCTGCATTGGATGTCCATGAATCTGAACCGTTCAG TTTTAACCAGGGCCCTCTGAAAGATGCACCCAACCTGATCTGTACCCCTCACACGGCCTGGTACAGTGAGCAGGCCTCTCTGGAGATGAGGGAGGCAGCAGCAACTGAGATACGAAGAGCTATTACTG gGCGTATACCAGAGAACCTTAGAAACTGTGTTAATAAGGACCTCTTTATAGTGGCTCCACCCTGGGCAATCATGGACCAGCAGGTGCTTCCAGATGTCAATGGTACCACATATAG CCGCCAGCCTGGTCTCACCAAGCCTTCGTCATGCCCGTTTCACCTAACCACTGAGGCCATTCATGCTTTCAAGTCCttgag
- the LOC114795959 gene encoding uncharacterized protein LOC114795959 isoform X3: MLANSKQLPIGRSQSWDTLGGTECQWERGTENVYEQQNHLASRRNSLSYCGNGMRGPAWNGRQHSGAHPPDLDLKRAPCTYQDTVYNPGFMELQDVKGRRKCSVPEFTNHFERPPVVHRSSVSHQNYYQQDPGIFPRQLDDPQGFYRGTETHSLSQLASRCGMSPGLHGDASPVPTSGPSTLEIGRMYREPSTTGPPPPNTPGPRLGASRGHAPVCYGMEPVSEPPSASGHVIFSNINGRLLNPRQPGATCLVMDAASQGMDAAAMPRGMMRQSSASYDATEPQMYQHVQQTQHIQSQIQPPPQQQPLPAPLQQQNPSPVQQPMQHLQPMQSVLPVLQQVPQPFPQIEPQVQPVQPTAAPLSTLYNTASPAMPPPAAPSTLGGLPPQPPAPTPVVAPQTPMAAAPGIADPEFLTLLRNEGLSENTITSLLKQGFDSTSMLVVMEENDIHSLAPNLGQARVLSRVAQSFRRPNETLHLSTPQQSGLHQLPLATRGRSNSFSHHTDSYLSHPGIGLGMNMGLDAQQLLSSTPMQTITARIGEAIGRRPSSAPSQHLLETPSGYPTGAKNPGSYSGPIMPFHCRSLSTYGPQTALALPSHISAIHHQIQPIPSQMPALPAQPQIQQIQPMPAQQAPKAYSTNYTIPMELMKRDRTPAQLTPMHSPHRKAGMTSMNGTIVPVATTNQSLTNQKLTRRTGPPVIVSTMASPDTSMMPQIMNGPMHPRPLVALLDGRDCTVEMPILKDLATVAFCDAQSTQEIHEKVLNEAVGAMMYHTITLTRDDLEKFKALRIIVRIGSGYDNIDIKAAGEQGIAVSNIPSAAIEETADSTLCHILNLYRRNTWLYQVLREGTCVQSVEQIREVASGAARIRGETLGLIGFGRSGQAVAVRAKAFGFNVIFYDPYIQDGLERTLGVQRVFTLQDLLYQSDCVSLHCNLNEHNHHLINDFTIKQMRQGAFLVNSARGGLVDEKALSQALREGRIRGAALDVHESEPFSFNQGPLKDAPNLICTPHTAWYSEQASLEMREAAATEIRRAITAMKMVQRSPDRCSISTPSQSASSSLSSSHCSPSL; encoded by the exons ATGCTGGCTAACAGCAAGCAGCTGCCCATTGGCCGCTCTCAGAGCTGGGATACATTGGGAGGTACAGAGTGCCAGTGGGAGCGAGGTACAGAGAATGTGTATGAGCAGCAGAACCATCTTGCCAGCCGTCGAAATTCTCTGAGCTACTGTGGAAATGGAATGCGAGGTCCAGCATGGAATGGTCGGCAACATTCTGGTGCCCATCCCCCTGACCTGGATCTGAAACGTGCACCATGCACATACCAGGACACAGTGTACAATCCGGGTTTTATGGAGCTTCAGGATGTGAAAGGCAGGAGAAAATGTTCAGTGCCTGAGTTTACCAACCACTTTGAACGGCCCCCAGTGGTCCACCGCAGTTCTGTGTCCCACCAGAATTACTATCAGCAGGACCCAGGAATTTTTCCCAGACAGCTGGATGACCCACAAGGATTTTACAGAGGGACTGAGACTCACTCTCTAAGCCAGTTAGCCTCTCGTTGTGGTATGAGCCCTGGTTTGCATGGAGATGCTTCTCCTGTTCCAACATCAGGCCCTTCCACTCTTGAGATAGGGCGTATGTACAGGGAACCATCCACAACTGGCCCGCCTCCTCCGAACACCCCTGGCCCAAGATTAGGAGCCAGTCGAGGGCATGCTCCAGTTTGCTATGGCATGGAGCCTGTATCAGAACCACCATCAGCCTCAGGGCATGTAATCTTTAGCAACATTAATGGCCGGTTGTTAAACCCACGGCAGCCAGGTGCTACCTGCTTGGTGATGGATGCCGCATCTCAGGGCATGGATGCAGCTGCAATGCCTCGAGGTATGATGCGTCAGTCTTCAGCAAGCTATGATGCAACTGAGCCACAAATGTATCAGCATGTGCAGCAAACACAACACATCCAGTCGCAAATTCAGCCTCCACCACAGCAGCAACCATTACCTGCACCACTTCAGCAGCAGAACCCGTCACCTGTTCAGCAGCCAATGCAGCATCTCCAGCCCATGCAATCTGTTCTGCCTGTTCTGCAACAGGTTCCTCAACCGTTCCCACAGATAGAGCCACAGGTCCAGCCAGTCCAACCAACGGCAGCTCCACTCAGTACCCTTTACAATACTGCATCTCCTGCCAtgcctcctcctgctgctccatCTACACTGGGAGGGCTCCCACCTCAGCCACCTGCTCCCACACCAGTTGTGGCTCCCCAGACCCCCATGGCTGCCGCACCAGGAATTGCTGATCCAGAATTTCTCACCCTGCTTCGGAATGAGGGCCTGTCTGAGAATACCATCACATCCCTTCTAAAGCAGGGCTTTGACAGCACAAGCATGCTGGTGGTGATGGAAGAAAATGACATCCATTCATTGGCACCCAACCTAGGTCAGGCTCGAGTGTTGTCCCGTGTGGCTCAGAGCTTCAGGAGACCTAATGAGACCCTCCATCTGTCCACACCTCAACAATCTGGTCTACACCAGCTCCCCTTGGCAACCCGTGGACGTTCTAACAGCTTTAGCCACCATACTGATTCATACCTCTCTCATCCAGGGATTGGCCTGGGCATGAATATGGGACTGGATGCCCAACAGCTGCTTTCTTCTACACCTATGCAGACTATTACTGCCAGGATTGGGGAGGCAATAGGCCGCCGCCCAAGCAGTGCTCCGTCTCAGCATCTGCTTGAGACACCCAGTGGTTATCCCACTGGAGCAAAGAACCCTGGGTCCTACAGTGGTCCAATAATGCCATTCCATTGTCGCTCTTTGTCAACATATGGCCCACAGACAGCTCTGGCCTTGCCATCACACATATCAGCCATACATCACCAAATACAACCTATACCTTCTCAGATGCCAGCTTTACCTGCACAACCACAAATCCAACAGATTCAACCCATGCCAGCCCAGCAGGCTCCCAAGGCTTATTCGACCAACTACACCATACCAATGGAACTAATGAAGCGGGATCGTACTCCGGCTCAACTTACCCCAATGCACAGCCCTCATCGCAAGGCTGGTATGACATCTATGAACGGGACCATTGTTCCTGTTGCAACAACTAATCAAAGCCTGACCAACCAGAAGCTCACCCGACGCACTGGTCCACCAGTTATTGTCTCAACCATGGCATCCCCTGACACAA GTATGATGCCTCAAATTATGAATGGGCCAATGCACCCACGGCCACTGGTGGCCCTACTGGATGGGCGGGACTGCACAGTGGAGATGCCCATCCTCAAAGACCTGGCAACTGTTGCATTTTGTGATGCTCAGTCCACACAGGAAATCCATGAAAAA GTCCTGAATGAGGCTGTGGGAGCTATGATGTATCACACCATCACCTTAACACGAGACGACTTGGAGAAATTTAAAGCTTTGCGCATTATTGTTCGCATTGGAAGTGGTTATGATAATATTGATATAAAAGCTGCTGGAGAACAAG GTATCGCTGTCAGTAACATTCCCTCTGCAGCTATAGAGGAAACGGCAGACTCAACCTTGTGCCACATCCTAAACTTGTATCGCAGGAACACATGGCTGTACCAGGTTCTTCGTGAGGGCACATGTGTTCAGAGTGTTGAACAGATCAGAGAAGTGGCATCAGGAGCAGCTCGTATCCGTGGAGAGACACTTGGACTCATTGGATTTG GCCGCTCTGGGCAGGCAGTGGCAGTCCGTGCAAAAGCATTTGGCTTCAACGTTATTTTTTACGACCCATACATTCAAGATGGCTTGGAGCGGACACTGGGAGTTCAGCGCGTTTTCACACTGCAGGATCTTCTGTATCAAAGTGACTGTGTATCTTTACACTGCAATTTGAATGAACACAATCACCACCTAATCAACGACTTCACCATTAAACAG ATGCGCCAGGGTGCTTTCCTGGTGAACTCTGCACGAGGAGGACTTGTGGATGAGAAGGCCTTGTCTCAGGCTCTTAGAGAGGGAAGAATACGTGGAGCTGCATTGGATGTCCATGAATCTGAACCGTTCAG TTTTAACCAGGGCCCTCTGAAAGATGCACCCAACCTGATCTGTACCCCTCACACGGCCTGGTACAGTGAGCAGGCCTCTCTGGAGATGAGGGAGGCAGCAGCAACTGAGATACGAAGAGCTATTACTG CCATGAAGATGGTGCAGAGGTCTCCTGACCGGTGTAGTATCTCCACCCCTTCTCAGTCTGCTTCCTCATCGCTGTCTTCCTCACAttgctctccctccctctga
- the LOC114795959 gene encoding uncharacterized protein LOC114795959 isoform X2, translated as MLANSKQLPIGRSQSWDTLGGTECQWERGTENVYEQQNHLASRRNSLSYCGNGMRGPAWNGRQHSGAHPPDLDLKRAPCTYQDTVYNPGFMELQDVKGRRKCSVPEFTNHFERPPVVHRSSVSHQNYYQQDPGIFPRQLDDPQGFYRGTETHSLSQLASRCGMSPGLHGDASPVPTSGPSTLEIGRMYREPSTTGPPPPNTPGPRLGASRGHAPVCYGMEPVSEPPSASGHVIFSNINGRLLNPRQPGATCLVMDAASQGMDAAAMPRGMMRQSSASYDATEPQMYQHVQQTQHIQSQIQPPPQQQPLPAPLQQQNPSPVQQPMQHLQPMQSVLPVLQQVPQPFPQIEPQVQPVQPTAAPLSTLYNTASPAMPPPAAPSTLGGLPPQPPAPTPVVAPQTPMAAAPGIADPEFLTLLRNEGLSENTITSLLKQGFDSTSMLVVMEENDIHSLAPNLGQARVLSRVAQSFRRPNETLHLSTPQQSGLHQLPLATRGRSNSFSHHTDSYLSHPGIGLGMNMGLDAQQLLSSTPMQTITARIGEAIGRRPSSAPSQHLLETPSGYPTGAKNPGSYSGPIMPFHCRSLSTYGPQTALALPSHISAIHHQIQPIPSQMPALPAQPQIQQIQPMPAQQAPKAYSTNYTIPMELMKRDRTPAQLTPMHSPHRKAGMTSMNGTIVPVATTNQSLTNQKLTRRTGPPVIVSTMASPDTSMMPQIMNGPMHPRPLVALLDGRDCTVEMPILKDLATVAFCDAQSTQEIHEKVLNEAVGAMMYHTITLTRDDLEKFKALRIIVRIGSGYDNIDIKAAGEQGIAVSNIPSAAIEETADSTLCHILNLYRRNTWLYQVLREGTCVQSVEQIREVASGAARIRGETLGLIGFGRSGQAVAVRAKAFGFNVIFYDPYIQDGLERTLGVQRVFTLQDLLYQSDCVSLHCNLNEHNHHLINDFTIKQMRQGAFLVNSARGGLVDEKALSQALREGRIRGAALDVHESEPFSFNQGPLKDAPNLICTPHTAWYSEQASLEMREAAATEIRRAITGRIPENLRNCVNKDLFIVAPPWAIMDQQVLPDVNGTTYRHPPGMVCVSLGDELEDEMLPISQMLSVGAHYSRASTPNRLHKSSSRLAEP; from the exons ATGCTGGCTAACAGCAAGCAGCTGCCCATTGGCCGCTCTCAGAGCTGGGATACATTGGGAGGTACAGAGTGCCAGTGGGAGCGAGGTACAGAGAATGTGTATGAGCAGCAGAACCATCTTGCCAGCCGTCGAAATTCTCTGAGCTACTGTGGAAATGGAATGCGAGGTCCAGCATGGAATGGTCGGCAACATTCTGGTGCCCATCCCCCTGACCTGGATCTGAAACGTGCACCATGCACATACCAGGACACAGTGTACAATCCGGGTTTTATGGAGCTTCAGGATGTGAAAGGCAGGAGAAAATGTTCAGTGCCTGAGTTTACCAACCACTTTGAACGGCCCCCAGTGGTCCACCGCAGTTCTGTGTCCCACCAGAATTACTATCAGCAGGACCCAGGAATTTTTCCCAGACAGCTGGATGACCCACAAGGATTTTACAGAGGGACTGAGACTCACTCTCTAAGCCAGTTAGCCTCTCGTTGTGGTATGAGCCCTGGTTTGCATGGAGATGCTTCTCCTGTTCCAACATCAGGCCCTTCCACTCTTGAGATAGGGCGTATGTACAGGGAACCATCCACAACTGGCCCGCCTCCTCCGAACACCCCTGGCCCAAGATTAGGAGCCAGTCGAGGGCATGCTCCAGTTTGCTATGGCATGGAGCCTGTATCAGAACCACCATCAGCCTCAGGGCATGTAATCTTTAGCAACATTAATGGCCGGTTGTTAAACCCACGGCAGCCAGGTGCTACCTGCTTGGTGATGGATGCCGCATCTCAGGGCATGGATGCAGCTGCAATGCCTCGAGGTATGATGCGTCAGTCTTCAGCAAGCTATGATGCAACTGAGCCACAAATGTATCAGCATGTGCAGCAAACACAACACATCCAGTCGCAAATTCAGCCTCCACCACAGCAGCAACCATTACCTGCACCACTTCAGCAGCAGAACCCGTCACCTGTTCAGCAGCCAATGCAGCATCTCCAGCCCATGCAATCTGTTCTGCCTGTTCTGCAACAGGTTCCTCAACCGTTCCCACAGATAGAGCCACAGGTCCAGCCAGTCCAACCAACGGCAGCTCCACTCAGTACCCTTTACAATACTGCATCTCCTGCCAtgcctcctcctgctgctccatCTACACTGGGAGGGCTCCCACCTCAGCCACCTGCTCCCACACCAGTTGTGGCTCCCCAGACCCCCATGGCTGCCGCACCAGGAATTGCTGATCCAGAATTTCTCACCCTGCTTCGGAATGAGGGCCTGTCTGAGAATACCATCACATCCCTTCTAAAGCAGGGCTTTGACAGCACAAGCATGCTGGTGGTGATGGAAGAAAATGACATCCATTCATTGGCACCCAACCTAGGTCAGGCTCGAGTGTTGTCCCGTGTGGCTCAGAGCTTCAGGAGACCTAATGAGACCCTCCATCTGTCCACACCTCAACAATCTGGTCTACACCAGCTCCCCTTGGCAACCCGTGGACGTTCTAACAGCTTTAGCCACCATACTGATTCATACCTCTCTCATCCAGGGATTGGCCTGGGCATGAATATGGGACTGGATGCCCAACAGCTGCTTTCTTCTACACCTATGCAGACTATTACTGCCAGGATTGGGGAGGCAATAGGCCGCCGCCCAAGCAGTGCTCCGTCTCAGCATCTGCTTGAGACACCCAGTGGTTATCCCACTGGAGCAAAGAACCCTGGGTCCTACAGTGGTCCAATAATGCCATTCCATTGTCGCTCTTTGTCAACATATGGCCCACAGACAGCTCTGGCCTTGCCATCACACATATCAGCCATACATCACCAAATACAACCTATACCTTCTCAGATGCCAGCTTTACCTGCACAACCACAAATCCAACAGATTCAACCCATGCCAGCCCAGCAGGCTCCCAAGGCTTATTCGACCAACTACACCATACCAATGGAACTAATGAAGCGGGATCGTACTCCGGCTCAACTTACCCCAATGCACAGCCCTCATCGCAAGGCTGGTATGACATCTATGAACGGGACCATTGTTCCTGTTGCAACAACTAATCAAAGCCTGACCAACCAGAAGCTCACCCGACGCACTGGTCCACCAGTTATTGTCTCAACCATGGCATCCCCTGACACAA GTATGATGCCTCAAATTATGAATGGGCCAATGCACCCACGGCCACTGGTGGCCCTACTGGATGGGCGGGACTGCACAGTGGAGATGCCCATCCTCAAAGACCTGGCAACTGTTGCATTTTGTGATGCTCAGTCCACACAGGAAATCCATGAAAAA GTCCTGAATGAGGCTGTGGGAGCTATGATGTATCACACCATCACCTTAACACGAGACGACTTGGAGAAATTTAAAGCTTTGCGCATTATTGTTCGCATTGGAAGTGGTTATGATAATATTGATATAAAAGCTGCTGGAGAACAAG GTATCGCTGTCAGTAACATTCCCTCTGCAGCTATAGAGGAAACGGCAGACTCAACCTTGTGCCACATCCTAAACTTGTATCGCAGGAACACATGGCTGTACCAGGTTCTTCGTGAGGGCACATGTGTTCAGAGTGTTGAACAGATCAGAGAAGTGGCATCAGGAGCAGCTCGTATCCGTGGAGAGACACTTGGACTCATTGGATTTG GCCGCTCTGGGCAGGCAGTGGCAGTCCGTGCAAAAGCATTTGGCTTCAACGTTATTTTTTACGACCCATACATTCAAGATGGCTTGGAGCGGACACTGGGAGTTCAGCGCGTTTTCACACTGCAGGATCTTCTGTATCAAAGTGACTGTGTATCTTTACACTGCAATTTGAATGAACACAATCACCACCTAATCAACGACTTCACCATTAAACAG ATGCGCCAGGGTGCTTTCCTGGTGAACTCTGCACGAGGAGGACTTGTGGATGAGAAGGCCTTGTCTCAGGCTCTTAGAGAGGGAAGAATACGTGGAGCTGCATTGGATGTCCATGAATCTGAACCGTTCAG TTTTAACCAGGGCCCTCTGAAAGATGCACCCAACCTGATCTGTACCCCTCACACGGCCTGGTACAGTGAGCAGGCCTCTCTGGAGATGAGGGAGGCAGCAGCAACTGAGATACGAAGAGCTATTACTG gGCGTATACCAGAGAACCTTAGAAACTGTGTTAATAAGGACCTCTTTATAGTGGCTCCACCCTGGGCAATCATGGACCAGCAGGTGCTTCCAGATGTCAATGGTACCACATATAG